In one window of Chryseobacterium viscerum DNA:
- a CDS encoding phosphatidylinositol-specific phospholipase C domain-containing protein produces MKKYMYGAAFCMTALLQAQDKCQNIRINQLQVVGTHNSYAQPADPKVLDLVTPIINGMMQKYSSMMSEEQKAKFKEYHPYGMDLKEGLNYNHPDFTEQLNANLRGLEIDVYYDPEGSRFSHPATYEVLKTKGVTDLASFSTKDMDQPGFKVLHMADIDFRTHYPTLRDALTALKTWSDQHPGHSPIFMMIEAKDSGFPILENSTKVLPFDKKAYDDLDGEIVKYLGKDKIITPKEVQGKYHTLKEAVTHNNWPKLNDSKGKFIFMLLPGSAGTLSSKNNPYLIDGSLKERVMFLNSEPDDSFAGFILRDNAIVRQKEIQNLVKQGFMVRTRSDIETYEAKTNDFTRSKAAFSSGAQVISTDFFRPGNTYGTPYFVQPPQRKDYLNNPLNSSCK; encoded by the coding sequence ATGAAAAAGTATATGTATGGAGCTGCATTTTGTATGACAGCACTACTGCAGGCACAGGATAAATGCCAGAATATAAGAATCAATCAACTGCAGGTTGTAGGAACTCATAATTCATACGCTCAGCCGGCTGATCCTAAAGTACTGGATCTGGTAACTCCTATCATCAATGGAATGATGCAGAAATACAGCAGTATGATGTCTGAAGAGCAAAAAGCTAAATTTAAAGAGTATCACCCTTACGGAATGGACCTGAAAGAAGGATTGAACTATAATCACCCTGACTTCACTGAACAGCTCAACGCTAATCTGAGGGGCCTGGAAATAGATGTCTATTATGATCCGGAAGGCAGCAGATTCAGTCATCCCGCCACGTATGAAGTATTAAAAACCAAAGGAGTCACTGATTTGGCATCTTTCAGTACAAAAGATATGGATCAGCCGGGTTTCAAAGTACTGCATATGGCAGATATTGATTTCAGAACTCATTATCCGACTTTGAGAGATGCGCTTACTGCTCTTAAAACATGGTCAGATCAGCATCCCGGACACTCTCCTATTTTTATGATGATCGAAGCAAAGGATTCAGGATTTCCAATTCTTGAAAACAGCACAAAAGTCCTTCCTTTTGATAAAAAAGCCTATGATGATCTGGATGGAGAAATTGTAAAATACCTTGGTAAAGACAAGATCATCACTCCAAAAGAGGTTCAGGGTAAATACCATACGCTCAAAGAAGCTGTAACTCACAATAACTGGCCTAAACTGAACGATAGCAAAGGTAAATTCATTTTTATGCTGCTTCCCGGAAGTGCCGGAACTTTATCTTCAAAAAACAATCCTTATCTCATAGACGGTTCTTTAAAAGAAAGAGTGATGTTCCTGAACAGTGAACCTGATGATTCTTTCGCAGGATTTATTCTACGGGATAATGCCATTGTAAGACAGAAAGAGATACAGAATCTGGTAAAACAGGGCTTTATGGTAAGAACCAGATCAGATATTGAAACCTATGAAGCCAAAACCAATGATTTCACACGCTCTAAAGCAGCTTTCAGCAGTGGTGCCCAGGTTATTTCCACTGATTTTTTCCGTCCGGGAAATACATATGGAACCCCTTATTTTGTACAGCCTCCCCAAAGGAAAGATTATCTTAACAACCCTCTAAATTCTTCATGCAAATAA
- a CDS encoding winged helix-turn-helix transcriptional regulator translates to MSQKKLTNKTSAEGKEICPVQKLLKSISGKLKPEILSLAIKSTLRFSSLLRDIEGSNKQSLSIALRELEEMNLLERVVIRQKPLHVEYNLTKKGKALIPIFQQLEGLI, encoded by the coding sequence ATGAGTCAAAAAAAACTGACTAATAAAACCTCAGCCGAGGGTAAAGAAATATGTCCTGTTCAAAAGCTTTTAAAATCCATTTCAGGGAAATTGAAACCGGAAATACTGAGTTTGGCAATTAAGTCAACTTTGCGTTTTAGCAGTTTGCTGCGCGACATAGAAGGATCTAATAAACAGTCATTATCCATTGCATTGAGAGAGCTGGAAGAAATGAATTTATTGGAGAGAGTGGTCATCAGGCAAAAGCCTTTACACGTAGAATATAATCTTACTAAAAAAGGAAAAGCATTGATTCCCATTTTTCAACAATTGGAAGGTTTAATATAA
- a CDS encoding T9SS type A sorting domain-containing protein has translation MRKKTFLSIWTVLCSAASVYASPRGDTDWHFRNALIILGSNIPVTTYSFDLDPLIVISQNANEKGAVVISGQLHKPVTTSDILISVKYQNAQGEWISVWCKTLYASNQYDENLNATFELPASVNSTYNLKVELGSDTNNFSDITWNKAVSHYKFGDYTAAACELDENEYTILFTPKKSGTVLFNPNGTVSGVKDRVKSQHLTKKLDNIVLSINANGTLDNTNANAPVINIENPDNLGTIASSQKYIYQGSDTSPFEFSYHDPVYVFAGKFSSSGFFINFSNWFLPPEEGGEPWGRGYLDFTNPNALVNRYYNLYNYINEKLTDIISDQEPVVIVVSKITGFRVYKSTGQYITVNALSNYNTVNDFGYPPLYDKQRGPGSENFFLSNTPQASLYGIGAIRNRKVRADWNGPMRPLPEVEAEIKKFIKYVGIFGNSTAYDSADCSNNCFVINAGAQPDNTVADWTKAPNSYIFTGKDQDGNNVDGLYIPVKKAYEMWRNGNYMKGIDVPSGTVTADVLWEDNMGLIKSKENYTLDIIDSGENAKIKVPVNKVKKGNALVAFKVNGEVFWSWHVWVTDDPTNGSTYKSYDDVKRQLSDGTVETIPNSEWGWMDRNLGAIGNSLTGAGWNRSGGLLYQWGRKDPFPSLTNNDASFYQITGSLGKIVYDDAISRLRFTNSPFNDYKNFNELIKFVNKSTANITDNIRVSVKNPLSLIYVNDNGTNTSPLSTYGTINTVPYYYNWFGQVPGLQTDELSKVNLWSDNSQGIQAVDYTVSQPYRNKSSFDPCPNGWRLPSVLVASSTKNVRMDFTPFGPKVNSPLSALNLGRSNIFPGLSNLKTYLAGIKIYPQYGFDMTNVGGNNIGIFPGTGWIGRGISGDTRYHTKASFTDQLETYLWTSTMTTVSGYSSVASALRLIPSSDQIVNGFRPDETNYPDVYGVYSYKPSDDYPTNNAHACRCIKDPLFVKNNYDFKTTFFSESETYKAGLDNPNSYMITKSTADQIISIPVSKAFSVQSNYLGNTQILDTTSFNDLKANILWTDNPAMVTQLTLDNPSSKDGNINVKVNANQSGNAVVTLHNGSINNPVYWSWHIWVTNTSVNSFTHVNDTPIATDNYMNYTQKGMIMKTTIMDRNLGAVDIMPSPYNPGAANDVNQLNRSQGLHYQWGRKDPLPIFNNINGTKYNISLGTTNNGVVTYSNFTEASYNSSNIVNYDTYKSSINTNDKIDVRIEKILGYSTANPLKLMVPTIKHPSRGANYANYNLASDWLFDTNYHGLYAERWGLGDKKSVFDPCPNGWRIPETGTGPIYKHPISGSSTIKTSPWSFKENFETPAYKDTNGVIKSGQIVGNSEAGYYGATIYSNLASPYGKTVGFVFNNSLYNLGNYPKSLTKGGRSVMYPDAAITFPYSGIGTLSGGIWYANLNGELTGRATYMSFDNFSRIMVKNADIDPFAAMSCRCVKQEDDDTPRGPLPGIPVTPNTGLQARTAFSKAVIEEKVKDDKLVLYPNPVKDILYIEAKDNKDYYYQIYNMSGQLMKEGKFINKQTDITSLLTGAYLVRINNSETIVKIIKK, from the coding sequence ATGAGAAAAAAAACTTTCTTATCAATCTGGACTGTATTATGCTCAGCAGCATCCGTTTATGCCTCTCCACGAGGTGACACGGATTGGCATTTTCGTAATGCCCTCATTATTTTGGGAAGCAACATTCCTGTGACGACCTACAGTTTTGATCTGGATCCTTTAATTGTAATTTCACAAAACGCGAATGAAAAAGGAGCAGTTGTTATTAGCGGCCAGCTCCACAAACCTGTTACCACCAGCGACATTCTGATTTCCGTCAAATATCAGAATGCTCAGGGAGAATGGATCAGTGTGTGGTGTAAGACATTGTATGCGAGCAACCAGTATGATGAAAATCTTAATGCAACATTTGAATTGCCTGCTTCTGTAAACAGTACATACAATTTAAAAGTTGAGCTAGGCTCAGACACAAACAACTTTTCAGACATCACATGGAATAAAGCTGTGAGCCATTACAAATTCGGAGACTATACTGCGGCAGCTTGTGAGCTGGATGAAAATGAATACACAATCCTTTTCACCCCCAAAAAAAGCGGAACAGTATTGTTTAATCCTAACGGAACTGTTTCCGGTGTAAAAGACAGGGTAAAATCACAGCATCTGACAAAGAAACTGGATAATATTGTTCTATCAATCAATGCGAACGGTACGTTAGATAACACTAATGCCAATGCACCAGTCATCAACATTGAAAATCCTGATAATCTCGGTACGATTGCCAGCTCACAGAAATATATCTACCAGGGCAGTGATACAAGCCCTTTTGAGTTTTCTTATCATGATCCTGTTTATGTATTTGCCGGTAAGTTTTCAAGTTCGGGTTTCTTTATTAACTTCAGTAACTGGTTTTTACCTCCTGAGGAGGGTGGAGAGCCCTGGGGCAGAGGATATTTGGATTTCACAAACCCTAATGCTTTAGTTAACAGGTATTACAACCTTTACAATTACATCAACGAGAAACTGACCGACATTATTTCGGATCAAGAGCCTGTAGTTATTGTTGTAAGCAAAATAACAGGTTTCAGGGTATACAAATCTACCGGACAGTATATCACGGTCAATGCATTAAGCAATTATAATACAGTGAATGATTTCGGCTACCCTCCTTTATATGACAAACAGAGAGGACCCGGATCTGAAAATTTCTTTCTGAGCAATACTCCTCAAGCTTCTTTATATGGTATTGGAGCCATCAGAAACAGAAAAGTACGTGCTGACTGGAACGGACCAATGAGACCACTTCCGGAAGTAGAAGCCGAAATCAAAAAATTCATAAAATACGTAGGTATTTTTGGAAATTCAACAGCATATGATTCAGCAGATTGCTCAAATAACTGTTTTGTAATCAACGCCGGAGCACAGCCTGACAATACAGTAGCAGACTGGACCAAAGCCCCCAACAGTTATATTTTTACAGGTAAAGATCAGGATGGCAATAATGTAGACGGATTATACATTCCTGTAAAAAAAGCCTATGAAATGTGGCGAAACGGAAATTATATGAAAGGTATCGACGTACCTTCCGGAACAGTAACAGCTGATGTTTTATGGGAGGATAATATGGGACTGATAAAATCTAAAGAAAATTATACTTTGGATATTATAGACTCAGGTGAAAATGCAAAAATAAAGGTACCTGTCAATAAAGTAAAAAAAGGAAATGCATTGGTTGCTTTTAAGGTAAATGGTGAAGTTTTCTGGTCATGGCACGTTTGGGTAACAGATGACCCAACAAATGGATCTACCTATAAAAGTTATGATGATGTAAAAAGACAATTAAGCGACGGAACTGTGGAAACTATCCCTAATTCCGAATGGGGATGGATGGACAGGAACCTTGGTGCAATCGGAAATTCTTTAACCGGAGCTGGATGGAACAGAAGCGGCGGATTGTTATATCAGTGGGGAAGAAAAGATCCTTTTCCATCGTTAACAAATAATGATGCCAGTTTCTATCAAATAACCGGCAGCTTAGGAAAAATTGTATATGACGATGCAATATCAAGATTAAGATTTACTAACAGTCCTTTTAATGATTATAAGAATTTTAATGAATTAATAAAGTTTGTCAATAAATCAACAGCCAACATAACAGATAATATCAGAGTTTCAGTAAAAAATCCTCTGAGTCTGATCTATGTCAATGACAATGGCACCAATACTTCTCCCCTTTCTACATATGGCACTATTAATACGGTTCCTTATTATTACAACTGGTTTGGGCAGGTGCCGGGGTTACAGACTGATGAACTAAGCAAAGTGAACTTATGGTCTGATAATTCACAGGGAATACAAGCAGTAGATTATACAGTTTCACAACCTTACAGAAATAAATCTTCTTTCGATCCTTGTCCTAACGGCTGGAGATTACCTTCAGTGCTGGTTGCATCATCAACAAAAAATGTAAGAATGGATTTTACACCTTTCGGGCCTAAAGTAAACAGCCCGCTTTCAGCTTTAAATCTCGGCAGATCAAATATTTTCCCGGGGTTATCTAATCTGAAAACATATCTTGCCGGTATAAAAATATATCCTCAATATGGTTTTGATATGACGAATGTAGGAGGTAACAATATCGGGATATTTCCAGGAACCGGCTGGATAGGCAGAGGAATAAGCGGAGATACCAGATATCATACTAAGGCATCATTCACAGATCAGCTTGAAACCTATTTGTGGACTTCAACAATGACTACAGTTTCTGGTTATTCCTCAGTAGCCAGTGCATTAAGGTTAATTCCATCTTCAGACCAGATAGTGAATGGCTTCAGACCGGATGAAACCAATTACCCGGATGTTTATGGTGTCTACAGCTACAAGCCATCTGATGATTATCCAACTAATAATGCACATGCATGCCGATGCATTAAAGATCCGCTATTTGTAAAAAATAACTACGACTTCAAAACCACTTTCTTCAGTGAATCTGAAACATACAAAGCCGGACTAGATAATCCTAATAGTTATATGATTACAAAATCTACAGCAGATCAGATAATTTCAATTCCGGTGAGTAAAGCTTTTTCTGTACAAAGTAATTATTTAGGCAATACTCAGATTCTGGATACTACAAGTTTTAATGATTTAAAAGCGAATATACTTTGGACTGATAATCCTGCAATGGTAACACAATTGACCTTGGATAATCCATCTTCCAAAGATGGCAATATCAATGTGAAAGTAAACGCCAATCAGTCTGGAAATGCAGTAGTTACTCTACATAATGGTTCAATAAATAATCCTGTTTACTGGAGTTGGCACATTTGGGTAACCAATACCTCTGTAAATTCTTTTACTCATGTAAATGATACTCCAATCGCAACGGATAATTATATGAACTATACTCAGAAAGGAATGATCATGAAAACAACCATCATGGACAGGAATTTAGGAGCTGTTGATATCATGCCGAGCCCTTATAATCCGGGCGCAGCAAATGATGTTAATCAACTTAATCGTTCGCAAGGATTACACTATCAATGGGGTAGAAAAGATCCTCTGCCAATATTTAATAATATAAACGGGACTAAATATAATATATCACTGGGTACTACCAATAATGGCGTTGTAACCTATTCAAATTTTACCGAGGCGAGCTATAATTCAAGTAATATAGTAAATTATGACACTTATAAAAGCAGCATTAACACCAATGATAAAATAGATGTAAGAATAGAAAAAATTCTGGGATATTCTACAGCAAACCCTTTAAAGCTTATGGTACCAACAATTAAGCATCCATCGCGTGGAGCTAATTATGCTAACTATAATCTTGCTTCAGATTGGTTGTTTGATACTAATTATCATGGATTATATGCTGAACGATGGGGATTAGGTGATAAAAAATCTGTTTTTGATCCTTGCCCGAATGGATGGAGAATACCGGAGACTGGTACAGGCCCTATTTATAAACATCCGATTAGTGGTTCTTCTACCATAAAAACCTCCCCCTGGAGTTTTAAAGAAAATTTTGAAACGCCAGCGTATAAAGATACGAACGGTGTAATAAAATCCGGCCAGATTGTAGGGAATTCAGAGGCTGGTTATTATGGGGCAACTATTTATAGTAATCTCGCCAGTCCTTATGGTAAAACGGTAGGATTTGTATTTAATAACAGTCTGTATAATCTGGGAAATTATCCGAAAAGTCTTACAAAAGGAGGCAGAAGTGTAATGTATCCTGATGCAGCCATTACATTCCCTTATTCTGGTATTGGTACTTTATCAGGAGGAATCTGGTATGCTAATTTAAATGGAGAATTAACAGGCAGAGCTACTTATATGTCTTTTGATAATTTCTCCAGAATCATGGTAAAAAATGCTGATATTGATCCTTTTGCAGCAATGAGCTGCAGATGTGTGAAACAGGAAGATGATGATACTCCAAGAGGACCGCTGCCAGGTATTCCTGTAACACCAAACACAGGTCTTCAGGCCAGAACGGCTTTCAGTAAAGCGGTTATCGAGGAAAAAGTAAAAGATGATAAGCTTGTTTTATATCCTAATCCTGTAAAAGATATCCTGTACATTGAAGCAAAAGACAATAAGGATTATTATTATCAGATTTATAATATGTCCGGACAGCTGATGAAAGAAGGTAAATTTATCAATAAACAAACAGATATTACTTCATTATTAACCGGAGCTTATCTGGTGAGAATTAACAATTCTGAAACTATTGTAAAAATTATTAAAAAGTAA
- a CDS encoding glycosyltransferase family 4 protein, which yields MSEHFDVIGVSSPGKELDEVKKDEEIDVIAIDMSRKITPIKDIKSLWSTYRFLRKEKPQIVHTHTPKAGIVGMLAARMAGVPHRLHTVAGLPLMEVTGMKRQVLDLVEKLTYASATQVYPNSKGLSDYIIKHKYADKYKLKVIGNGSSNGIDTSFFSPEQVSEDKKTLLKKELKIEDTDFVFVFVGRLVGDKGINELIKAFSAFNKQENQQRSKLLLVGTLEQELDPLNPDTLNEIENNPDIISVGFQKDVRPYFAISDALVFPSYREGFPNVVMQAGAMELPSIVSDINGCNEIIVENQNGVIVPVKDSESLRVEMEKMISDKEYYKALKTNARPMIEDRFEQSVIWNAILSEYKKLIKEREFRA from the coding sequence ATGTCAGAACATTTTGATGTAATAGGCGTTTCATCACCAGGGAAGGAGTTGGATGAAGTGAAAAAAGATGAAGAAATAGATGTAATAGCGATTGATATGTCTCGTAAGATTACTCCCATTAAGGATATCAAATCTTTGTGGAGTACTTACCGATTTTTAAGAAAAGAGAAACCGCAAATTGTTCATACCCACACTCCTAAAGCAGGTATTGTAGGGATGCTGGCAGCAAGAATGGCTGGGGTTCCTCACAGGCTGCATACTGTGGCAGGGCTACCATTGATGGAGGTAACGGGTATGAAACGTCAGGTTTTAGATCTTGTTGAAAAATTAACCTATGCTTCTGCAACCCAGGTATATCCGAATTCAAAAGGGCTGTCTGATTATATCATCAAGCACAAATATGCAGACAAATACAAGCTTAAGGTAATCGGAAATGGCTCATCAAACGGAATTGATACCTCATTCTTTTCACCCGAACAAGTTTCAGAAGATAAAAAAACACTTCTAAAAAAAGAATTAAAAATAGAAGACACAGATTTCGTTTTTGTTTTTGTAGGACGTTTGGTGGGAGACAAAGGAATTAATGAACTGATAAAAGCGTTTTCTGCTTTCAATAAACAAGAAAATCAGCAGCGTTCAAAATTATTGTTGGTTGGTACCCTGGAACAAGAGCTGGATCCTTTAAATCCGGATACTTTAAATGAAATTGAAAACAATCCGGATATCATCTCTGTAGGTTTTCAGAAGGATGTTCGTCCTTATTTTGCGATTTCCGATGCACTGGTTTTCCCTAGTTATCGTGAAGGCTTCCCGAATGTGGTGATGCAGGCCGGAGCAATGGAATTGCCAAGTATAGTTTCTGATATCAATGGATGTAACGAAATCATTGTAGAAAATCAGAATGGAGTAATTGTTCCTGTAAAAGACAGTGAGAGCCTTAGGGTAGAAATGGAGAAAATGATCTCGGACAAAGAGTATTACAAGGCATTAAAAACGAATGCACGACCTATGATTGAAGATAGATTCGAGCAGTCTGTAATCTGGAATGCCATATTAAGCGAGTATAAAAAACTGATTAAAGAAAGAGAATTCCGTGCTTAA
- a CDS encoding glycoside hydrolase family 55 protein codes for MRSLLIFLLIVNLSCAQGKFNYKDVPDAYIKKTEVTSSFNSLKAQSFEVVKLLPNNYKKDGSEDYTAYVQKAINENATVLLPNFPVLINDKGLQLKDNSTLLFDDKSQLKLKASSSQGYAMIDITGKKNVSIYNPNLIGDRSVHMGKTGEWGMGINIKDAVNIKIYNPVIKDCWGDGIYIGGNGFSNNISVIGGLIDNNRRNGISVISGDNILLQNLVVSNTNGANPKTGIDIEPNTPDNKKVNISLKSIITYNNEVSGLAFYLARLRGDSDANNVNVVIENYKDFYSKSGISYSNQKNDSKKKLMGNIVFSGIDLKYNKIPFNFLYKNSSLDNINLKVNDFKSDNKDNKGIVTDLQKFSQQKIKYNQ; via the coding sequence ATGAGAAGCCTACTAATTTTTTTACTTATAGTTAATCTATCATGTGCGCAGGGGAAATTTAATTATAAAGATGTTCCTGATGCTTATATTAAAAAAACTGAAGTCACTTCGTCTTTCAATAGTTTAAAAGCACAATCTTTTGAAGTTGTAAAACTTCTTCCCAATAATTACAAAAAAGACGGATCAGAAGATTATACAGCATACGTTCAAAAAGCAATCAATGAAAATGCAACGGTATTGCTGCCCAATTTTCCTGTTTTAATTAATGATAAGGGACTTCAGCTAAAGGATAATTCTACTTTGTTGTTTGATGATAAATCTCAGTTAAAATTGAAGGCATCAAGCAGTCAGGGTTATGCTATGATTGATATTACAGGAAAGAAAAATGTCAGTATATATAATCCTAATCTTATAGGAGACAGATCTGTTCACATGGGAAAAACAGGAGAATGGGGGATGGGAATAAATATTAAAGATGCTGTAAATATTAAAATCTATAATCCTGTCATCAAAGACTGTTGGGGAGATGGTATTTACATAGGAGGAAATGGTTTCTCCAATAATATTTCTGTAATAGGAGGCCTTATTGATAACAACCGAAGAAATGGAATTTCTGTGATAAGCGGTGACAATATTTTGCTGCAGAATTTAGTGGTTTCCAATACGAATGGAGCTAATCCTAAAACAGGTATAGATATAGAACCTAATACTCCGGATAACAAAAAAGTAAATATTTCATTAAAATCAATTATAACTTATAATAATGAGGTAAGCGGACTTGCCTTTTATTTAGCCAGATTAAGAGGGGATAGTGATGCCAACAACGTTAATGTAGTTATTGAAAATTATAAGGATTTTTATTCCAAAAGTGGAATTTCCTATTCTAATCAGAAAAATGACTCTAAAAAGAAATTAATGGGGAATATTGTTTTTTCAGGTATTGACTTGAAATACAATAAAATACCTTTTAATTTCTTATACAAGAACTCATCCCTGGATAATATTAATTTGAAGGTAAACGACTTTAAATCAGATAATAAAGATAATAAAGGAATTGTAACTGATCTGCAAAAATTTTCACAGCAAAAGATAAAATACAATCAATAA
- a CDS encoding glycosyltransferase, with product MKVYHIINSLRFGGAERLVVDLCAELSEKGSDEIHLLLLDDIDTSLKKEVESNGKIKIEVIPSKSLYDIRIPFFINRVVADADIIHLHLFPTLYWGVLYKLFFSRKQKVVFTEHSTENNRRSKWYLKRIEKFIYSRLNSIICISESTEKNLIQHLGSEFKSKMKVINNGVNLNKFYNSNASSRAAYNVSDEDFLLIQVASFRAAKDQPTLIRALSLLPSHVKAIFVGDGPELENCKELVKNNGLENRAFFLGNQANIAELIKMSDVVVVSSHYEGFGIVAVEGMACNKPVVASNVPGLSEVVSEYGILFDRGKEKDLADIIKKLHSNSSFYNTTAEKCLSRSTNFSIEEIAKYYREIYNTL from the coding sequence ATGAAAGTATATCACATCATAAATAGTTTAAGGTTTGGCGGGGCTGAAAGATTAGTAGTTGACCTTTGTGCAGAATTATCTGAGAAAGGTTCAGACGAAATACATTTGCTATTATTAGACGATATTGATACTTCTCTAAAAAAAGAAGTAGAAAGTAATGGAAAAATAAAGATTGAAGTAATTCCTTCAAAAAGCCTGTATGACATCCGGATACCTTTTTTTATAAATAGAGTAGTGGCAGATGCAGATATTATTCATTTGCATTTATTTCCTACACTATACTGGGGAGTATTGTACAAGCTTTTCTTTTCTCGAAAACAAAAAGTAGTATTTACAGAACATAGTACCGAAAACAACAGGAGATCTAAATGGTATTTAAAAAGAATAGAAAAATTTATTTACTCAAGATTAAATTCTATTATCTGTATTTCAGAATCCACAGAAAAAAACCTTATTCAACATTTAGGATCTGAATTTAAATCTAAAATGAAGGTTATCAATAATGGAGTGAATCTGAATAAATTTTATAATTCAAACGCCAGTTCCCGGGCTGCATATAATGTATCTGATGAAGATTTCTTATTAATTCAGGTAGCAAGTTTCCGAGCTGCAAAAGACCAGCCTACCCTGATCAGGGCACTTTCATTGTTACCTTCTCATGTAAAAGCGATTTTCGTAGGAGATGGGCCGGAATTAGAAAACTGTAAAGAGCTCGTTAAAAATAATGGATTGGAGAATAGAGCCTTTTTTTTAGGTAATCAGGCTAATATCGCAGAACTCATCAAAATGAGCGATGTAGTAGTGGTATCATCACATTATGAAGGGTTTGGTATCGTAGCAGTAGAAGGTATGGCCTGTAATAAGCCTGTGGTTGCTTCAAATGTGCCGGGGCTTTCAGAAGTGGTTTCAGAGTATGGAATATTATTTGATAGAGGAAAAGAAAAGGATTTAGCTGATATAATTAAAAAGTTACACTCAAATTCATCTTTTTATAACACAACTGCTGAAAAATGTCTTTCCAGATCAACAAATTTCTCTATTGAAGAAATTGCCAAATATTATCGTGAAATATATAATACATTATGA
- a CDS encoding O-antigen ligase family protein, which yields MSTLTVSSMMKFYVFAGSVAGLMVLIQYLSFKLLGINYLGVQNQFGKSRTGFAGLFYDYSISSIYLSSVSLILCYGLLTKQYIINYKWSIILLFFTIGTSVLTSGRSGIAALFIAIFFLLIYLRNIKIIVISLIAGFPLVKTILYIYSLNRTTNLSNDSGRLDNYLNALNYFYKNFWFGARFLGFSETSKSMLPHNFILDFLVQYGVVFTLLLLLFVIVVWFKGLKKQPILFFLFLLMLVGGNFHASFINTHYIIIPLILIIGTLNNNESISHHK from the coding sequence ATGTCCACATTAACTGTTTCCTCGATGATGAAGTTCTATGTTTTTGCAGGATCAGTAGCTGGTTTAATGGTATTAATTCAATACCTGTCTTTTAAACTTCTGGGAATAAATTATCTGGGTGTTCAGAATCAATTTGGTAAGTCCAGAACCGGATTTGCCGGTCTGTTTTATGATTATAGTATTTCATCTATCTACTTATCAAGTGTCTCTTTAATTTTATGTTATGGATTATTAACTAAGCAGTATATCATTAATTATAAATGGAGTATTATTTTGTTGTTTTTTACTATTGGAACCAGTGTATTAACCTCTGGAAGATCGGGTATAGCAGCACTTTTTATTGCCATTTTCTTTCTGCTTATTTACCTGAGGAATATCAAAATAATTGTGATATCATTAATTGCAGGCTTTCCCCTGGTTAAGACCATATTATATATATATTCTTTAAACAGAACAACCAATTTATCCAATGACTCCGGGCGTCTGGACAATTATTTGAACGCCCTGAACTATTTTTATAAAAACTTCTGGTTTGGCGCCAGATTTTTAGGATTTAGTGAGACTTCAAAATCTATGTTGCCCCATAATTTTATTTTAGATTTTCTGGTGCAGTATGGTGTCGTTTTTACTTTACTGCTATTATTATTTGTAATTGTTGTATGGTTTAAAGGCTTAAAAAAGCAGCCTATTTTATTTTTCCTTTTCTTACTGATGCTAGTAGGAGGAAATTTTCATGCATCATTTATCAATACACATTATATCATTATCCCGCTTATTCTAATTATAGGAACACTCAATAATAATGAAAGTATATCACATCATAAATAG